TTTCTTGAcatctttccctcttcccctttgtTTGGTACCAAGACAGCCTACTTCCTGGGTCCCAGAGATTGGGGAAAGATGAGGGCGGGTCTAGATCTGGTTTActtgtcccctccccagccccaggcagacACTGAGCCTTgacctctttttttgtgctgcTTTGACTAGACTACTGGCATGGTGTGTGCTCTATCAGCACAGAGCATAGAGTGGTTTCAATGTTCCTTTATTCCAGAACCTGATTCTATATgtctggggtagggcctgagattctgcatttctgacaagctgcCAGATGATGCCAATGCTGCTTGTCCATGAGCCACACTTTAAATGTCAAGAATGTACACAACAAGGACAATTCCATCTAATGATTTGGCAATATGTGAACAATAGCCAAATCGAATGGTAGGAATTGTGCTATGGGAGTTGGGAAGGATTTGTGGGGCTGAGTTGACTATATCAGATCTTGACCTAAGTAGCTAAGGATAGATATGGGTGGATAAAGGGATGAAATCCCAAGGCAGATCTAGTTCTGGCTAGCTgaagagagaggggaggctgTATCTGTAGACTTTATCTCTATGGAATTCTTCTCTTGCAGAAAAAGGTGTTTCCTTCTTCATATTTGACACAATGTCCCTTCTCTGAAGTATCTAACTCTTTGGCTGTAAAGGATGTCACCCGCATACTAGCGAAAATAAGTATGGATCTAGGGCTGTTAGGTATTACCAAAGCCCCCATCACCTCCACTAATGGCACTGTGGACTAAGTGCCCAGGCTGCATAGAGCTTCACGTATCTATAGGATGAAATGAGGAGTATGAAAGGACCCACATCTCAGGTGTGGTTGTGAATGAGTTTGCATTAGTTTATGCAGCATTCATACCAATGTGTCCTGGGTGTTCACTTCTTTGTACATTATGGCAGGACATTTAGCCCCTCCCCTCAAGATATCCAAGTGGGTCCAGTCCTGTGTAGGGGGCATGGAGTGATGTCAAAGGCTCTGGACTTCTTCTTAGAGCATGGAAATCAATTCATGCTAATGGACACCTGGGGGCAGCTTCTCTTCATAAACTCAGCTTGATTCTGAATTCTAGTTTTGCCCCAGGGCCCCTGCTGCATATTTAAATGTGGGTACTTCACGATTCCACACTCCTGAGGGTATGGCTAGAGGCTTCTCAGGATGAGATTGTAATGGCCTTTATATCCCCCTATGCAGTGAGAATCCCTGGGAATGGTATAAGTGTGAACATGAGGGTGTCTTTATGTGGTCAGGTAGGCTGATGAGGTAGCACAAAGGTCAACAGCTAAGATGATCTATTGTTGGTCAGTGCACAAAGGCTGATGGAGATAAAGAGGCTGATCTGGGGTCTGGTGACAGTCATAGGGGAATCACTGGGCCACTTGCTCCAGGAAGCTGTCATGTACTGGGAGTTTTGCATACTTATCTTTAACCCACACTACAGTCCGGCAAGGTGCAATGCATTTCATACAAGAGTCCTCTGAGGATCAGAGATGTGAAAGGACTTTGCCAAGGACACAAGTCTGAAAGTTGCAAAGCCTAATTCTGAATGTGCATCTTTTGAATACAAGTCTCTTGTTTTTGACACTAAACTATCATCTTAGTTTGGGTTCTCTCCATGATAGACTCAGGGAATTCATTTAGAAGATGATCCCAGGAAAGCCAACAAAGGGAACATTAGTGAGCTGGTTACTGTTGTGGGCAACTGGGCCAGGTCCCACTGGGAACCTTCTGAGAAACCCTACCCTTGGCTCACCAGAGGCTGGGGGGGCTGAGACATTTATCCACCAGTCCTTTCCCCCATAGGTTCAGGTTGCCCCTGAGAGGCAAGCCCTGGAGGTATGAAGCTGACAGGTGATGGGAACAGCCGTAGTGGCAGGGAACTCAGGTTGGCTGAAGGATGGGACAGAGCATCAACAGCATTGCCTCAGCTTTCCTTCGTGGGATACCTAATGCATGTGTGCTAGCTCAGGGCACTGCAGCACCTGGGAGCCAGGCTCCCTTCTTCGCTAGTCCAGTGTAGTGATCCAAGTAGTCCATGCAGGGCAGGGTGTCCAGGAGCTGGTCTTGCCCAGGTGAGGCTCCCTTGAGTGGAGAGGCAGCATGCACAGTGGCTCTGAGAAGCTGGAGGAGCGTATGCTGGGTTGTTTTTCCCTGGTCTGGGATTGGCAGAGAATATGGTGACTGTGGAGTAGGAATGACTAGAAACGACACAGGTCTGAAGGGACTCCCTCCCTCAGTCTAACTTGCAACTACAGGGAGCTTCCACTCTTACAAATAACATTTCTGTGTGTCGTTTTGCAGCCTCAGAGTCCAGTCATCGGCACTGGGGCAgtcctgtaatttttctttcttcaaactcAGTGTTGATGACTATATTTCCTTGTTCTTGCACTTAAAGGCTTGGCATGCCCTCCTTTTTCAGGGTGCACAGACATGTCACAACCATGCTGCgatttgcatttatttacataaagCCTTACTGAATCCTCTGACACCAGGAACCAGTGAATACCCAGGGTGCCAGGCAGTCCCAGCCCCAGTGAGGCGGAACCCCCTTCCTTGCTCATGTGGATAAAAGCTTTGGGCCTCGTTGGAGTCAGGGCACCTGAGTGCAGAGAAAGCCACAGTCCATAATAGGGACAGGGGGTCCTCTGTAAACAGGTTACAGGTGCAGCCTGGAGCCGTGAAGTCTGCTACCTTTGATCTGCTCTTGCTTCTGGACCTCTGGTCTTGGCACTCACTGTCTTCTTAGAAGTCTGGGTCTAGGCCTGAATGGGATTCATAGGTACAGCTGCTTCTGCTTGAAGGTAGGCTGGGTCCAAGAAGGTGAGCAGGTGAGGGAGTGAGGTGAGTTCCGGGAGTGTAGATTCTAACAGGCATCATCGTTGGGCTGGTCACTAGCTGTTCTGACTTGGGGTCAAGCTGTGGCTCGGGACTGACTCAGGTGCCCTCGTGGAGTCTGTCTGCACGTAAATATCTCCGCTCTTCGGCAGTTCTGACACACCACCAGCATAATGAGTAGAGGTAAAGATCCACATGAAAGGGCAAAAAGCGGGAAAGGGGATATTCTGTGCCCTTATCCTTACTTTTGCATTTGACTTTCTCTACAGGGCTTTCTGTAGCAGTACCTATTGTGGGGAATATTCAGGATAACAATCATCTGGTGTGGTTCCTTCAAGGCCAGACCCTCCTATCAGTCCCAGGGAAGCACGATAAGGTTCCAGGTAAGTGGACACGGTCTGTTGAAGGCAGCCCCTTTGGGCTAGAACTGTGGTGGGTCTTGTGCTCAGCTTTTCATTTCACTATTAAAGAGGCTTGTTGACTGGGCCTATCCGGAGAGAAGAGCATCTCACAGGCAGTAATGAGCCAGAGGGTGATCAGAGGGTTATTCTGTGACTATGGTCAGGaagtcagaggagagagaagaatcaaggGAGACTGAATGGTTGGCCTGTGGAAAATGGCAGAAGACTCTGTGAAACTCCAAGGAGTAGGACTAGGACAAAAGAGAGGGATCTAAGGGCAGACCAGTTTTGAATCCATGAAAGGCCGACTTTTCTAATGGATGGAGTTCCCTCGGGATGGAGATGGAGGTATGTCTGGGGTAGGTGGTGGGCGACAGGGTGACCACTCGGTGGGTATCAGTTAGCAGATTCCAGCCTCTATTGCCCTTATAGCCCTGGGTCAGGGATGCCGCCTTGGAAACGACACCTGAATGCCACTCTTCGGGTTGTGTTCACAGTCACTGTCGCCATAGTCCCATGCAAATGTCCGGAGACTCTTGAGAAAGACAGAGGGAATCCCATCTACCTGGGAGTGAAGGAGCCCGAGTTCTGCCTGTTCTGCACAAAGGTCGGGGATCAGCCCGCGCTGGAGCTCAAGGTGAGTGTGGCAAACAACGGTCTTGTCAAGGAGTGACTAGGAGAGGAGagctcatttattttacaaagtgcTCATTTGATGGAAACTCTAgattttgtaatctttttttggtgaggaagattggccctgagccaacatctgttaccaatctttctttttgcttgaggaagattgtcgctga
This genomic interval from Equus quagga isolate Etosha38 chromosome 5, UCLA_HA_Equagga_1.0, whole genome shotgun sequence contains the following:
- the LOC124239748 gene encoding interleukin-36 alpha-like, translating into MSRGLSVAVPIVGNIQDNNHLVWFLQGQTLLSVPGKHDKVPVTVAIVPCKCPETLEKDRGNPIYLGVKEPEFCLFCTKVGDQPALELKKQNIMELYNRPEPVKPFLFYHNQTGRTSTFESVAFPGWFIAACATGDCPLILTQELGKAYITDFEFTTLA